One region of Ensifer sp. WSM1721 genomic DNA includes:
- a CDS encoding DUF736 domain-containing protein, whose amino-acid sequence MAVIGEFTTNGNSSIIGNVRTLTVSFKARLNPIERVSRDAPDFRVTAGNGVEVGAGWKAVSNDGEEYISVKLDDPSFNAPITAALWPGEKEGEYALIWNRPKREA is encoded by the coding sequence ATGGCAGTCATCGGCGAATTCACCACCAACGGCAACTCCAGCATCATCGGCAACGTGCGAACCCTCACGGTCAGCTTCAAGGCCCGCCTGAACCCCATCGAACGCGTCTCGCGCGACGCCCCGGACTTCCGCGTCACCGCCGGCAACGGCGTCGAGGTCGGCGCGGGCTGGAAGGCGGTCTCCAACGACGGCGAGGAATACATCTCGGTCAAGCTCGACGACCCGAGCTTCAACGCCCCGATCACCGCGGCCCTTTGGCCGGGCGAGAAGGAGGGAGAATACGCCCTCATCTGGAACCGCCCGAAGCGCGAGGCCTGA